One segment of Arthrobacter sp. MMS18-M83 DNA contains the following:
- a CDS encoding MerR family transcriptional regulator, producing the protein MKQDKADTWTISEVAKASKVSSRTLRHYDQLGLLEPAYTGHNGYRYYGQPELLRLQRILLLRELGLGLETIGEVLDGQADPAEALAVHRNWLLAERDRLDRMSRTVDATIAALRQGETMTAENIFKDFDNNPYEAEARERWGDRAVDESKARHSAMTPARKQAFMEEYAALNQELARCFDTALPADHPEVQAAVDRHYKWICASWTPNAESYVGLGRTYVEDPRFTANYDKVRVGLAPYLLEGIKIYAAERLS; encoded by the coding sequence CTCGCGGACCTTGCGGCACTACGACCAGCTCGGACTATTGGAGCCTGCCTATACCGGACACAACGGCTACAGGTACTACGGGCAGCCCGAACTGCTGCGCCTGCAGCGCATTCTCCTGCTTCGTGAACTTGGCCTTGGGCTCGAGACCATCGGCGAAGTTCTGGATGGCCAGGCCGATCCTGCGGAGGCGCTTGCCGTACACAGAAACTGGCTGCTGGCTGAGCGGGACCGCCTGGACCGGATGTCCCGGACGGTCGACGCAACTATCGCAGCACTACGTCAAGGAGAAACAATGACCGCGGAGAATATCTTCAAGGACTTCGACAACAACCCCTACGAAGCCGAGGCGCGCGAGCGCTGGGGCGACCGGGCCGTCGACGAGAGCAAAGCACGCCACTCGGCGATGACACCAGCCCGGAAGCAGGCGTTCATGGAGGAGTACGCGGCCCTGAACCAGGAACTCGCCCGCTGCTTCGACACCGCCCTTCCGGCGGACCACCCAGAGGTCCAGGCCGCCGTTGACCGCCACTACAAGTGGATCTGCGCCAGTTGGACACCGAACGCCGAATCCTACGTGGGCCTGGGCCGGACGTATGTGGAGGACCCCCGGTTCACCGCTAATTACGACAAGGTCCGGGTCGGCCTGGCGCCCTACCTGCTGGAAGGCATCAAGATCTACGCGGCAGAAAGACTCAGCTAG
- a CDS encoding GntT/GntP/DsdX family permease, giving the protein MNWTGHDTQLLVVAAIGIALIVLLIAKFKVHPFLSLVLGSAFVGLASGVELAKVISNFEDGVGGVLKEVGILIALGAMLGKLLADSGGANRVVDTLLEKASGNKVVWMITLVAVIIGLPMFFEIGLVLLLPVIVLVTQRSQMKLMRIAIPALAGLSVLHGLVPPHPGPLIAISAVKAELGTTLALGLLVAIPTVIICGPLFSRLAARWVPVDAPAVAGGVDTKHAVDLSDVKRQPSFIVTLLTIIFPVVLMLLKAVADIVWPDAAHAPMIRTVLDFVGQPLVAMTLAVLAAMVTFGYAVGFTGTKITAKLGDSLGPIAAILLIVGAGGGFKQTLIGAGVGDAVKKWAEGANMSVLVLGFIVAVALRLATGSATVATVTAAGIVAPLASSLSPTHAALLALAIGAGSLFLSHVNDAGFWLVKELFGLTVGQTFKTWSVMETLISVVGFAFIMVLSLII; this is encoded by the coding sequence GTGAACTGGACCGGGCACGATACCCAACTCCTTGTGGTTGCGGCTATCGGCATTGCGCTGATCGTCCTGCTGATCGCCAAATTCAAGGTCCACCCCTTCCTCTCCCTGGTGCTCGGCTCGGCCTTTGTCGGCCTTGCATCCGGAGTGGAACTGGCCAAGGTCATCAGCAACTTCGAAGACGGCGTGGGTGGCGTCCTCAAAGAGGTCGGCATCCTGATTGCACTCGGCGCCATGTTGGGCAAGCTCCTTGCTGATTCCGGCGGAGCAAACCGTGTGGTGGACACCCTCCTGGAGAAAGCCAGCGGCAACAAGGTGGTCTGGATGATCACCTTGGTCGCAGTCATCATCGGCCTTCCGATGTTCTTCGAGATTGGTCTGGTCCTGCTCCTGCCGGTGATCGTCCTGGTCACCCAACGCTCGCAGATGAAGCTCATGCGCATCGCGATCCCGGCTTTGGCGGGCCTGTCCGTGTTGCACGGCCTGGTGCCGCCGCACCCAGGACCACTGATCGCCATCAGCGCGGTGAAGGCCGAACTGGGCACCACGCTGGCACTGGGTCTCTTGGTCGCCATTCCCACAGTCATCATTTGTGGTCCGCTGTTTTCCCGGTTGGCTGCGCGCTGGGTTCCCGTGGATGCTCCCGCGGTGGCCGGCGGCGTCGACACCAAGCACGCCGTCGATCTCAGCGATGTCAAGCGTCAGCCAAGCTTCATCGTCACGTTGCTGACCATCATCTTCCCGGTGGTGCTCATGCTCCTGAAGGCCGTGGCGGACATCGTCTGGCCCGATGCCGCCCATGCTCCGATGATCCGTACGGTCCTGGACTTCGTGGGCCAGCCTCTCGTGGCCATGACCCTTGCCGTACTCGCCGCCATGGTGACTTTCGGATACGCCGTCGGATTCACCGGCACCAAGATCACGGCCAAGCTGGGCGACAGCCTCGGACCGATCGCCGCCATCCTCCTGATCGTGGGCGCCGGCGGTGGCTTCAAGCAGACCCTGATCGGTGCCGGCGTCGGTGACGCCGTCAAGAAATGGGCCGAGGGCGCCAACATGTCCGTGCTGGTCCTGGGCTTCATTGTGGCTGTGGCCCTCCGCCTGGCGACGGGCTCGGCGACAGTCGCCACTGTGACGGCCGCCGGTATCGTGGCTCCATTGGCGAGCAGCCTGAGCCCAACGCACGCGGCACTCCTTGCCCTGGCCATCGGTGCGGGTTCGCTCTTCCTGTCCCACGTCAACGACGCCGGTTTCTGGCTCGTGAAGGAGCTCTTCGGCCTGACCGTCGGGCAGACCTTCAAGACCTGGTCGGTGATGGAGACGCTTATCTCGGTGGTCGGCTTCGCCTTCATCATGGTGCTCTCGCTGATCATTTAG